The Synergistaceae bacterium genome includes a window with the following:
- the gspG gene encoding type II secretion system major pseudopilin GspG, protein MGKSKDDPGAIRRHRGFTLIEIMIVVVIIGLLSALVGPRLIGQSDDAKRKTTATQIAQLEQVLGLFHLDNGFYPTTDQGLEALVKELTMPPEPLNYKKGGYMKKVPKDAWGREFFYECPGEHGDFDIISYGSDGKEGGEDSAADIKNWE, encoded by the coding sequence ATGGGCAAAAGTAAAGACGATCCTGGTGCTATAAGAAGACATCGCGGTTTCACGCTTATCGAGATAATGATAGTCGTCGTTATCATAGGTCTGCTGTCCGCGCTGGTAGGGCCGCGTCTTATCGGGCAGAGCGACGATGCGAAGCGCAAGACGACAGCAACACAGATAGCGCAGCTTGAACAGGTCCTGGGGCTCTTCCATCTTGACAACGGCTTTTATCCTACTACGGACCAAGGACTCGAGGCACTTGTCAAAGAGCTTACTATGCCTCCTGAGCCGCTTAACTATAAAAAAGGCGGTTATATGAAAAAAGTACCTAAAGATGCGTGGGGGCGCGAATTTTTCTACGAATGTCCCGGCGAACATGGAGATTTTGACATTATCTCCTATGGTTCTGACGGGAAGGAAGGCGGAGAAGACTCCGCTGCTGACATCAAAAACTGGGAGTAA
- a CDS encoding deaminase, whose product MRKIECIIKAIQNDLLPLTRKSVAAGNHVFGGLVIDARTLETVVAGTNNRQSNPIYHGEIDTIQRFFALKDRPAPEDCIFVASHDPCSMCISAIAWSGFREIWVLFGYEDVAKDFDMPVDLMMYHDIFGAAGANPDNSFFKKYSLKDEAAKEQDSAVLAAEMEEIAAAYAALEVQDFDYPGM is encoded by the coding sequence ATGAGAAAAATAGAATGCATAATCAAAGCCATACAAAATGACCTTTTGCCGCTTACGCGTAAGAGCGTTGCCGCGGGCAACCATGTCTTCGGAGGTCTCGTTATCGATGCACGGACACTTGAAACCGTTGTCGCCGGTACTAACAACAGACAGAGTAACCCCATTTATCACGGGGAGATCGACACGATTCAGCGGTTCTTCGCACTTAAGGATCGTCCTGCACCGGAGGACTGCATTTTTGTTGCAAGCCACGACCCTTGTTCTATGTGCATCTCTGCGATAGCATGGTCCGGCTTCAGGGAGATCTGGGTGCTCTTCGGCTATGAAGACGTAGCTAAAGATTTTGACATGCCTGTAGACCTTATGATGTACCATGATATCTTCGGCGCAGCCGGAGCCAACCCAGACAACAGCTTTTTTAAGAAATACAGTTTGAAGGACGAAGCGGCAAAAGAACAGGATTCCGCCGTTTTAGCTGCAGAGATGGAAGAAATAGCCGCGGCTTATGCAGCGCTTGAGGTTCAGGATTTCGATTATCCCGGAATGTAA